TCTCCCCCATAACGGCAGCCGTGCCCGGGGAACAGCGTAAGGTTGTGAAGGTTGATTTTGTGGAAAAGGATTACGCCCTGTCGAAGGCCGCGGAAACCGCCGGCAAAGGGGGCTGCGTGCTGTGGGTGTGCAACACGATAGATGAAGCGCAGAACCAGTACACCCGTGTAAGAGAAGCAACCAGCTCCGGAGGGATCACGGTCGGTCTCCTCCACTCCCGCTTTCCTTTCTGGCAAAGGGAGGCCCACGAGAACGAGTGGATGGCGCGTCTTGGCAAATCCCGGGGAAACCGGGCTGCCCGTATACTCGTTGCCACCCAGGTCGTCGAACAAAGCGTCGACATCGACGCCGATCTGTTAATTACGGAGCTCGCCCCGAGCGACATGCTCCTGCAGCGCATAGGCAGGCTCTGGCGCCATGAAAGGAGAAACCGCCCGGGAGCCGACACCCCGCATGTTTATATCATTGACGAACCCTATTCAATCGAAAAACTGAAATGGATGACCGGCGGAGATATAGAGAAGGCATTTGGACCCAAGGGAAATGTCTACTCAGTGTATGCTCTGCTTCGGTCTCTCGAAGTGTGGAAGAACCTGCCCGACCACAGCATCGAAGTCCCGACGCAGATCAGGCAGGTCCTCGAATCAACGTATGAGGAACGGGACGGGGAGCCTGAAGCATGGGTCGAGCTCTGGATGCGTCACAAAGGAACAGAGGGGATGCTGAAGCAGGCCGCCGCCGCGAACTGCGCCGGGGGACTGCCCGCTTTAACTGATGACGACACCAGGACGAGGTTCACCGACATCGAAACAGTCCCGGTTGTTCTGTGCCGGAGCATAGGCCAGGGTCGGGTCGTATTTCTTGACGGGAGCAGCGATACCGTGAACGCCAACGACGATTTCCGGATCTCGCCGGCGCGTTCGATACACAAGAACGTCGTCAAGGCCGCTATATATCATTTCGAGAGGCCATATACCCAGGACGGGCCGTTTGAAAAGTATTTTCCCGGCAATTATCTGGTTGCGATTGTGAACAACGACGGGACGGTGACTATGGAAGAGTTGAAGGACAAATATTCTTTCTCATATAACGCCGAGATTGGATTGGCCATAAATAAAAGGAGGTAAGGCAAAAGTGAATGTCGCATTTAACGATTGGATACCCGTGCTGGAGGGTGGCCGGGAAAGACTGGCAAGTATCCGTGATGCGTTGAGCAATGAAAAAATTATTGACCTCGCTGTCTTGCCCCACCAACGGGTGGCTGCGATGAGGCTCCTGATGTGCGTTGCCCACGCGGCCCTTGACGGGCCCAAAGATTACGAGGAGTGGGAAAAGGCCCGGAAAAGGCTGCCGGGGGCCGTTCAAGCCTATCTCTCGGACCACAAGGACCTGTTTGAGCTCTTTCACCCGGACTTCCCATGGCTGCAGGTGAAGGACCTGGGGGGAAAAGATATAACCCCTCTTTCACATCTCGACTTCACGCTGACAAAAGGCGGCAACCCGAAGGTCTTCAACTACCAGGACATTCCCGACCGGCCCCATGCGGACCGGCCGAAAGCGGCCCTGGACCTGATAACATATCTGAATTTCGCCCTCCAGGGGGCGGGACCGAAGGCCAGATGGCAGGGAAAAGACACCCCGGTCGCGGGCCAGCCGAGCGGACCGTGCGGCCCGGCCATAGCGCATTGTTTCCTCAGGGGACGTAACCTCCTCGAGACCCTGTGCCTCAACCTTGTCACCCATGAAGAAATTGAAAGGCACGGCGTCGGAATGGGCCGACCCGTGTGGGAGCAGTTCCCCCGGTCGAGGGGAGACAAGGATGCGATAAGCAATGCCACCGGCACCTATCTTGGTTCCCTGGTTCCCCTCACCCGGCTCATACGGATATTGCCTGACGGTAACGGGATGTATTGCGGCCTCGGGTTCATATTCCGATCGCTCACGGAAGAGGAGGGGAAGAATGTGGATGGGCCGCAGGGCGGCGTGGTGCTCCTCCCGACTGCCGCTATCGTAGTGGAAAAAGCAAAAAATGGCGGGGTCGAGATACGCAAATATGTCACGGTCGACAAAAACAAAGCCTTATGGCGGGAACTGCCAGCGATAATCGTCAAACGTTCCTCAGAAAAGAGTGACGATGGAAGCGTTTGGGCATTGTCCAATATCCCCGTGGACAGCCCCTGCGACATCCACGTATGCTCCTTCATCAGCGAAAAAGGCATAAAACAGAAGATCCACAAGATCGTCGAATCAGTGTTCCATGTCCCCGCTGCCGTCCGCGAGCATAGCGGGGTATATTCGGACGGGGTGCAGAACGCCGAACGGGTTGCCCAGGCGCTGGGCGGGGCTATTATTAAATATTGCAAGTCTCTCTCTGCAAAAGGGAAAGGCCTTGCCGACAGGGCAGGGGAGTTCTATTGGACCCTGGTCGAGGGCAGTCTTCCTCTTCTTGTCGCACATATCGAAGCGATCGGCACGGATGACTTTACGCCGACCGGCGTTACCTGGAGGAACAGCCTCACCCGGGCGGCCCGTGATGTCTACGAAACCATGTGCGGGCGGGAGGGGCCAGGTCGTCTGCAGGCCTATATGAAGGGGCTCAAACATCTGACTAAACGCATACAGCAAATTACAGGAGGAATAGAAAATGTACGAGTATCTGAATAAATTACGGGAACGTAAACATGCTGGTGACAAGGGCTTCATGGCGGCCCTGCGTTGTGTGCTGGTGGAGAGCAGGAAGCACCGGGCATGGCCGGCGCTGGCGCGCGTGGGCATAGATGTGGCCGACCGGGTCAACAGCTTCGTCGCCGGATTATACGCGACCCATCAAAAAGAGATATTTACCGGGAACCTCGGCACTACCTGCAGACAGATCGCCAGGGCCCGCAAAGAAGACCCGACGGCCGCCGGGTCCAAGACAACCCCCCACTGAACGGCGGTTTCAGATCTTGATAGCGGCCAACGCCCGGGACGTTTTCGGGCATGTGGCCCATATTGTCCGTTTCGCGAAATCCCAGGACATACCGGTCAACTATCAACAGCTGGCAAAAGATATCAGCCGTTGGGGGGGAAGGGTAAAAACCCGGTGGGCGCAGGAGTTCTGGAAAATGAACGCACCCGTCAAGACCAAAAGAAAGGAGAAAGCAGATGAACTGGCTAACGCAGATCCGGCTCAGAACGTTTGACGCCTACAAGGCGGGATTCACCGACAGCTATTCCATCCACAAGGCGCTCTGGGGGTGCTTCCCCTCTTCCGCGCGCGAGCAGAAACGGGATTTCCTGACCCGGATCGACCCGACGGAACACGAGTTCCACGTCTGGCTGCTTTCCAAGAGACAGCCGGAGATACCGACCTGGTGCCCTGAAGGGTCGTTCCAGACGAAAAAGATCCCTGCGTCGTTCCTCGAACACGCCAGGTATTATTTTGACCTTGTCGTCAACCCGACGAAGGCGATCGTGGTCCGTGATGCTGAAGGCGTGAAGCAGGGCAGGAGCAAACGCGTTCCGCTTATTAAAGACGATGACCTCCGGCGCTGGCTGGCGAGAAAAGGCGAGGTGAGCAGGATACGGGAAGGCTCTCCCCCCGCCGATATCCCGGGCGGGTTCCGCATAATAGAGGACGAAAATACGCCGCTCGATATTATGACCATCGGGAAGTCATATTTCACCGGCAGGCAAGGCAACGCCGGCGTCCACGGCGGCGCCAGGTTCCGCGGTGTGTTGCAGGTCACCGACCGGGCACAGTTTAAGAGGACATACAACGAAGGCATCGGCAGCGCGAAGGGATTCGGTTTCGGCCTTTTGCTTCTCGCTCCTGTCAGATAAAAAACATAAGGAGGCAACATATGAAACACTTAGAGCTTCATGTACTGCAGTCATTCCCCGTCAGCTGCCTTAACCGTGATGACAACAATTCACCGAAAAGCGCTCTCTTTGGCGGAGTCCTCAGGGGCAGGGTATCGAGCCAGTGCGCCAAAAGGGCATGCCGTGAGGAAGCGCGCGACCAGTTTGACTCCGATGGCTTCTTTAAGGGCATCAGGACCAAACTTATCTTTGACAAGATATCGTCGAGGCTTCAGGGCCTCGGGGAAAGCGAGGAGATGGCCGTGGCCCTCGCCCGCAAGGCAGGCAATTATCTTGGCAAGGTTGAATCCGACAAGGACG
The sequence above is a segment of the Syntrophorhabdaceae bacterium genome. Coding sequences within it:
- the casA gene encoding type I-E CRISPR-associated protein Cse1/CasA, with protein sequence MNVAFNDWIPVLEGGRERLASIRDALSNEKIIDLAVLPHQRVAAMRLLMCVAHAALDGPKDYEEWEKARKRLPGAVQAYLSDHKDLFELFHPDFPWLQVKDLGGKDITPLSHLDFTLTKGGNPKVFNYQDIPDRPHADRPKAALDLITYLNFALQGAGPKARWQGKDTPVAGQPSGPCGPAIAHCFLRGRNLLETLCLNLVTHEEIERHGVGMGRPVWEQFPRSRGDKDAISNATGTYLGSLVPLTRLIRILPDGNGMYCGLGFIFRSLTEEEGKNVDGPQGGVVLLPTAAIVVEKAKNGGVEIRKYVTVDKNKALWRELPAIIVKRSSEKSDDGSVWALSNIPVDSPCDIHVCSFISEKGIKQKIHKIVESVFHVPAAVREHSGVYSDGVQNAERVAQALGGAIIKYCKSLSAKGKGLADRAGEFYWTLVEGSLPLLVAHIEAIGTDDFTPTGVTWRNSLTRAARDVYETMCGREGPGRLQAYMKGLKHLTKRIQQITGGIENVRVSE
- the cas6e gene encoding type I-E CRISPR-associated protein Cas6/Cse3/CasE translates to MNWLTQIRLRTFDAYKAGFTDSYSIHKALWGCFPSSAREQKRDFLTRIDPTEHEFHVWLLSKRQPEIPTWCPEGSFQTKKIPASFLEHARYYFDLVVNPTKAIVVRDAEGVKQGRSKRVPLIKDDDLRRWLARKGEVSRIREGSPPADIPGGFRIIEDENTPLDIMTIGKSYFTGRQGNAGVHGGARFRGVLQVTDRAQFKRTYNEGIGSAKGFGFGLLLLAPVR